From a single Methanofollis sp. W23 genomic region:
- a CDS encoding GNAT family protein, which translates to MMTAGLTFTYLTRDDLPAIARMLAKERVCEWLFFGPNTPETTESYFLPLVEGIELALAGGRAPECPVFTIREKETGTFVGQCALFQVEFSPGVYLIGYQLDDPFWGKGYGTEACEFLVHVGFNLLDGYRLNGDCAAGNVASVRVMETCGFVEEGRQRKYWHARGGYHDRLLFGLLREDLPEGRLSALAERFGEP; encoded by the coding sequence ATGATGACGGCCGGCCTTACCTTTACATATCTTACCCGGGACGATCTCCCGGCGATCGCCAGGATGCTTGCAAAGGAACGCGTCTGCGAGTGGCTCTTCTTCGGGCCGAACACTCCTGAGACGACAGAGAGTTACTTCCTCCCGCTGGTCGAGGGGATCGAGTTGGCCCTGGCAGGCGGACGGGCCCCTGAGTGCCCGGTCTTCACGATCAGGGAAAAAGAGACCGGCACCTTCGTCGGACAGTGCGCCCTCTTCCAGGTCGAGTTCAGCCCTGGCGTCTATCTCATCGGCTACCAGCTCGACGATCCCTTCTGGGGGAAGGGCTACGGGACTGAGGCCTGCGAGTTTCTGGTTCATGTCGGGTTCAACCTCCTCGACGGCTACCGGTTGAATGGCGACTGCGCCGCGGGGAATGTCGCCTCGGTGCGGGTGATGGAGACGTGCGGGTTCGTCGAGGAGGGGAGGCAACGGAAGTACTGGCACGCCCGCGGCGGCTACCACGACCGTCTTCTCTTCGGGCTCCTGCGCGAGGACCTCCCGGAGGGGAGGCTTTCGGCGCTCGCGGAGCGGTTCGGGGAGCCTTAA